A genome region from Brassica oleracea var. oleracea cultivar TO1000 chromosome C2, BOL, whole genome shotgun sequence includes the following:
- the LOC106325396 gene encoding ras-related protein RABC2a-like → MGSSSGQSGYDLSFKILLIGDSGVGKSSLLVSFISNAVEDLAPTIGVDFKIKQLTVGDKRLKLTIWDTAGQERFRTLTSSYYRGAQGIILVYDVTRRETFTNLVDVWSKEIELYSTNQDCVTMLVGNKVDRESERGVSREEGIALAKELKCMFLECSARTRQNVEQCFEELALKIMEVPSLLEEGSSAVKRNILKQNSSEHQTSPRAGCCSS, encoded by the exons ATGGGATCGTCTTCAGGGCAAAGTGGATACGATCTGTCGTTTAAGATCTTGTTGATTGGAGATTCTGGTGTTGGTAAAAGCAGTTTGCTTGTCAGCTTCATCTCCAACGCTGTTGAAGATCTTGCTCCTACCATCG GTGTTGATTTCAAGATCAAACAGTTGACAGTAGGAGACAAAAGACTGAAACTCACAATCTGGGACACAG CTGGACAGGAACGGTTTCGAACACTGACGAGCTCTTACTACAGAGGCGCCCAAGGAATCATTCTCG TTTATGATGTGACGAGAAGAGAGACATTTACAAACTTAGTAGATGTGTGGAGTAAGGAGATTGAGCTTTACTCCACTAACCAAGATTGTGTTACTATGCTTGTTGGTAACAAAGTCGATAGA GAATCTGAGAGAGGAGTTAGCAGGGAAGAAGGGATTGCTTTAGCGAAAGAACTCAAGTGCATGTTTCTTGAGTGTAGTGCTAGAACTCGACAAAACGTAGAGCAGTGTTTCGAAGAGCTGGCGTTGAAG ATAATGGAGGTACCTAGTCTTTTGGAAGAAGGGTCAAGTGCTGTGAAGAGAAACATCTTGAAGCAAAACTCATCAGAACACCAGACTTCTCCTCGAGCAGGCTGTTGCAGCTCTTGA
- the LOC106325386 gene encoding zinc finger protein ZAT5-like, translating to MTSFHEETRLVLLTKGKRTKRPRSESPHMNAEAVSGVCSDRSLGAKEEEAGEVEFQGATDEDQDMANCLMLLSQGHNAKSSGDHLSTQKTGFLSDKKPVGSLGLGLDGVYPCKTCDKSFHSFQALGGHRASHKKSKRDEKNSASAVETVESAEAVGSFLSLQVTSSDGSKKPEKTHECSICKAEFSSGQALGGHMRRHRGLNVNANATSITKALLSSSHHQEPIRPKNFLELDLNLPAPEDEPKFVFASKDQMLLFASASNSLIDCHH from the coding sequence ATGACAAGTTTTCACGAGGAGACGCGTCTAGTACTCCTCACCAAGGGGAAACGAACCAAACGTCCTCGATCTGAGTCTCCTCATATGAACGCAGAAGCAGTGTCCGGCGTTTGCAGCGACCGATCACTAGGGGCAAAAGAAGAAGAAGCTGGTGAAGTTGAGTTCCAGGGAGCTACGGACGAAGATCAAGACATGGCGAACTGTCTGATGCTATTGTCGCAAGGACACAATGCAAAGAGTAGTGGCGATCATTTGTCGACGCAGAAGACTGGTTTCTTGAGCGACAAGAAACCGGTGGGTTCTCTAGGGTTAGGGCTAGACGGTGTTTACCCGTGCAAAACGTGTGATAAAAGCTTCCACTCGTTTCAAGCGCTAGGAGGACACAGGGCTAGCCATAAGAAGTCCAAACGCGACGAGAAGAACTCTGCGTCTGCGGTTGAAACGGTGGAATCTGCAGAAGCTGTAGGAAGCTTTCTCTCTCTGCAAGTAACTAGCAGTGATGGTAGCAAGAAACCTGAAAAAACACATGAGTGTTCGATCTGCAAGGCCGAGTTTTCTTCAGGACAAGCTTTAGGAGGTCATATGAGGAGACATAGAGGTTTAAACGTAAACGCAAACGCTACTTCAATAACCAAAGCCCTGTTATCATCAAGTCATCACCAAGAACCTATACGGCCAAAGAACTTTCTGGAGTTGGATCTGAACCTTCCAGCGCCAGAAGATGAACCAAAATTCGTGTTTGCGTCCAAAGATCAGATGCTTCTCTTCGCGTCTGCGTCCAATTCTTTGATTGATTGTCATCACTAA